The genomic region GCGAGATTCACCGGGTGAAGCGCGGTCCGGTGCCGGGGCTCGAGAGACTTCACGCGGAGCTTCTCGAGAGCCAGCCCGAGCCCTGCCCGCGGGTCGCGCTCGTCCACGGGGACACCAAGCCCGGCAACTTCGCCTTCGTTGGCGACGACGTGAGCGCTGTGTTCGACTGGGAGATGACCGACGTGGGCGACCCGCTCGCCGACATTGGTTGGGCAGAGGTGACCTGGCCGCTCGCGGGTTTCACCGCGCTTCCCGGCGCGCTCTCGGGCGACGAGCTCGTCACGCTCTACGAAGAGTTGACCGGAACCATGGTTCGGCACCGCGAGTGGTACCGAGCGTTTCAGGGCTTCAAGATGACCGTGATCCTGTTTCTGGGCTCGATGCTCGTGGACAGTGGCGCGAGCGACGATCTCCGGCTCGCGTCGATGGGCGGAGTCGTTCCGATGTTCACGGACCGGGCCCTGAAGGAGCTGGGGATCGACGAAGCTCTCGATTCCGGTCCTGTAGCTCCTCGCGACGAGCGTCTTCGAGCCGTGAAGGCCAAGGCCGGCGCCTGAGCGTCCCGGACCCGGTTCGTCGCCGGAATCTGGCAGGGGCTCGAGTTCTCCGCGGTCGCGGTCGAAGGTGAGGCGCGGCGGTTCAACCGTCGACCACGGCGAAGGCGTCGTGGTCGTCCACCGCAGTACCCATACGCTCGAGGAGTGCGGTGGTGATCGGCGGATCGACCTGCTGTGTGATTGCCCAGAGGTAGAACCCGTGAACCAGGCCGTACCGAAGGTCGGCCCACGCCTGTTCTTCTGTCGGGGCGTCGACCCCACCCGCAGCAAGCGCTCCGAGGTAGTGGCGGACGAGGTCTCTCTCCGTTCGGCGGCGGTCGTCCACCGTGAGGGTGGCGGCGAGGTGGTAGCCGAGGTCGAGGTACCACGGGCCCCGCTGCGCGAGCTGCCAGTCGACGAGAGCCGGCCGGCCGTCCGCGTCGAGGAACAGGTTGCTGACGTGTGGATCCCCGTGGATGACCGACCACGGCCGGGCCGACGAAACGCGGTCCACCACCGCCCGGTAGGATCGGTAGAGCCGCTCGGTGTCCCGGACTGCAGACGGAACGCGCGCACCGATGGGTCCGTCGAAGTTGCTGCTGATCTCGGCGACCCCCCGTCCCCGAGCGATCTTCTCCAGACGGGGAGCGAGCCAGCCGGTCGTCTCGACCGAAGGCCTCAGCCATGTCTTCGCGTGCAGCTTCGCGAGTTCCTCGAGGGTCTGCGCGGTTTGGTCGGGCGAGTACGGGCTCAGCGAGTCGAGGAAGGTGGCGCCCCGGGCCACGACGTCCTCGGTCACCAAGATGCTGTCGTCCGTGTCGACGTCGACGTGCGCGTAGACGCACTCGAGCGTCCGGACTCCGGTCTCCTCGGCGAGGTCACGGTAGAAGCCCGCCTCCGGCACGCCGACGAAACGCAGGGCCCGGCCGAGCTCGTTGAAGTACCCCTTCACGCAGAGCGCCGGCGACAACCCGTCCGGCACGCCGCCGGCGCACTCGATGCGAAAGCGCGCATTCGTCGTGATTCGGCTGACCACCGGACCGGGGTGCACGTGGGAGACCTCGATGCCCGGGTACTTCGTAGCGAGGGCCGCGCTCAGCCACTCCGGGGAGAGGGCCTGCTCGAGCGTGGTGGGGATCGGGGGGTGATCGCGTTCGGTCGCGGGGCTCACCAGTCCCCCGGAAGAGTGGAGCCGTCGCGCACCGTGGGCGGCGTAATGCTCCGAGACGTCTCGAAGGAGCCGTGTGCGATCAGTGGCAGGCGAACCGACGACGCAGACGTGCCTCCGTAGTGGATCGTGTAGACGCCGCCCGGAAGGGTCTCGCGCATGGGTTCGGTGAGGTTGCATCCCCACGGTGGGTTCCCGATCACGAACCCGCAGTTTTCCGCACGCGGTCGGGTGGAGAGGCGGACCCCCAGGCGGTGCCCGGGCTCGATCGACCAGAGGGTTGGGACGAGGGGGACGTCGATGCCGGTGCGTTGGTCGGGGAGGAGTGGTTCGTCTCGGTCGAGCGCCAAGTAGGGGCGAATGAGCTCTCCGTCCGCGTCGGTCCACGACCGGTCGGTGTCGAGGCCGCGACGGGACCCGAGCACACTGCCGTGCGAGATGACTGCGCGCGCTCCGTCGGGAGCGACGTCCAGAAGCTCGATTAGGAGCTGCGCATTCGTATTCGACGACGAGATCTCCAGGCGCGCGGCCATCGGCCCGGCGAGCACCGCTCCGTCGGAAAAAGGTGCGCTCGTGTACTCGACGGACGCCGAGACCTCCTCGGGGGGAACCCACGTGAGTGTGTCTCGTCCGGCGGCGGCAGCGGATCCCGCGAGCTCTCCCGCCTGTGTCAGGTAGAGCGCGGTGGAGTCGTCGGTCAGGGGATACCTCTTCGCATTGATCCACCTGTTCGACGCGAGCTCTTGCAGGTGCAGCGGCGTACGCGTGTTTTTCGGTAGGCCGGTGTCGATGCCCTTGATCCACGTGTCGTACCACTGGAGCTCGATTCCCTGGTCGAGCCCGCCCGCGTGCGCCCAATCGCCAATGATCGCTTGGTATCGTCCGGTCACCGGTTGATCGTCCCTCATGGGCGCGAAGACGCCGCGTCCGGCCGAGAGGTTCTGCAGGGCCGCGTACAGTTCGAGGGCACCGAGAGCGCCGCCTTCGCCCCAGCCGACCCACATCAGCATGGGAATGCCGGTTGCGGCGATCGCCGGGGCGCGTGCGACTCGGTCGAGGTTTCGCCAGTAGTCGCGGTAGTAGCCGCGGTCTCCGCCGGGAAGCGCGTCGGGCCAGACCCCCGGCCACGCGGTGGCGATGGGTCCCGGGATGCCGTTGTCGAACAGCGTGTCTCGGTACGAGTCGCCGGTGAAGCAACCCGGGATCATCGCCTTCACAGGAGAGTCGGGACCGAGCTGGGTTGCGGCCTCGAGCTGGTTGATTCCGAGGAAGGAGCATCCCCACAGCCCGACGTTGCCGTCCGATCCGCCAAGCCGCGACGCCCAGGCCACGAGCTCGGCTCCGTCCTCGGCCGTGCGCGGGGTGAACAACTCCGCGCCCGATCCCCCCGAGCGCGATGTGCCGCGTACGTCGACACCGGCAAAGATGTACCCGCGGCTCACGAAGAAGCTCCCCGCCGTGGCCGCGATGTTCCCGCCGTACGGGTTCTGGGTCAGGATGACCGGGAACGAGCCATTCGCGCGCTCACCGGTTTCGAGGTCCGCCGGATAGTTGACGTCGGCGACCAAGATGACGCCGTCGCTCATCGGGAGCTCGACGTCTGTCTGCGTAAAGTTGCCGAACGTCGGTTCGGGAGGCGACCAGCGGCCGCCGGGGTAGGGCGTGCTGGGCCCGTCGTCGCCGAGCAGCGTGTCTCCGCAGCCGATGGCGGTGATCGATAGCGCGAGGACGACTGCGGCCGTGACGGCGGAGAACCGGTTGTCGAGACGTCTCACGTCGGACTCCTCTGCGGTCGGAACCGCGGCAGCGTGACTTCATCGGACACGTCGTCGAAGACGACCTCGACGGGCATGCCAATGTGGATCTCCTCGTTCGCGCAGTCGACGACGTTCGAGTGGAAGAACGGGCCCTCTTCGAGTTCCACGACGACGACGTTGTACGGAACGCGGTCCACCAACTCGCGGCGGAACACCTGGTGGATGATCGAGAACGTGTGCACGAGGCCGCGTCCACTGCCGCGCACCCACTCCATGCCCTCGCGCCCCGTCTCCGGATCGCAGACCGCGGGCCAATGATATCGACCGGTCACCTGCGATCGTTGGAGCAGGAACTCGCGGCGCCGGCAGGCCTCCCAGAAGGGGCGGTCCAGATCGTCCGGCGCGAGGTCGAGCGGGTTGCGTGTACTCATTTGCCGACCCCCAACACTGCCGTTGCGTGCGCCCAGGTGTTTTGAATGCCGCCGTTGCCGCCGTGCCCGCTCACCAGTGCGATCTCCGCGTCGGCGACCTGCGTCGCGCCGCCTTCGCCACGAAGCTGGTGAATGCCCTCGACCATCGCAGTGAAGCCCGTCGCGTAGTAGCCCGACAGCTGGCCGCCGCCCGTGTTCGTGGGGATCGTGCCGGTCGGGCCGGTCTTCCCGGCAGCCACGAAGGGGCCGCCTTCGCCCGTGCCACAGAAGCCGTACTCCTCGAGCTGCATGATCACCGAGATCGTGAAGGGATCGTAGAGCGCGGCGACGTCGACGTCGCCGACGTCGATTCCGGCCTCGGCGAACGCGCGTGCCTTCGCGGGGGCGATGTCGTCGTGGTGGGCGTAGACGCTGCCGTCGTACCAGTTGCGGATGTTGTGCCCGGTGCCGGTGCCGAGCACGCGCACCGGTGTGCCGCGGAGGTCGCGCGCCCGCTCGGCCGTGGTGACGATGACGCAGACGCCGCCATCCGTGTCGCGACAGCAATCGAGGAGGCGCAGCGGCTCACAGATCATCCGCGAGGTCTGGTGGTCTTCGAGCGTGATCGGCTTTTCATACCCGAGTGTCCCCGGTCGCTTCGATGCGTAGGCTCGTTGCGTCACGGCCACCGCGCCGAGCTGCTCGGACGTCGTCCCGTAGAGGTGCATGTGACGCTGGGCGTGCAGCGCGTGGCTCGTGGAAGGCCCGACCATGTCGAACAGTTCGGGATACCCGTAACCGAATCCGCCGTAGCCCCGGCCTCCCCCGCTGCCGCCACCGCGGAAGCGCGACGGAACCGTTCCGTAGCAGAGGGCCACCGTGGAGGCCTGGCCGACGGCGAGCACGCCACGGGCGGCGATGAGCGCCGAGATCGCGGTGGCACCGCCGGACGACAGGCTCCACGAGAAGAGGGGGCCCAGCCCGAGATACCGGAGGTCTTCGAACGCGACGCCGCCGTGGCAGGCAATGTACCCGTCGACGTCGGGGCGCTTCAGGCCGGCGTCGGCGAGCGCGAGTTCGACGGCCTCGCGCCGAAGCTCGCGTTCGGGGATCTCGAGGTTTCGGCCTTGCTGCGTGACCCCGACGCCGACGATCACGCAGTCGTTTCCGTTCAGCTCGGCCACATCACCGCCTGGTACTCGGTGTACTCGTCGATTCCGTACGCGCCGTTCTCACGCCCGAGACCGGATTGCTTGAACCCGCCCGAAGGCTTGGAGAACGAGTTGACGGCGCCGTTGATCGCCACGCCGCCGGTGCGAATCCGGCGGGCCATGTCGATCGCGCGTCGCTTGTCCTGGGTGAGGATGCCCCCGAAGAGACCGTACTCCGAGTCGTTCGCGATGCGGACGGCGTCCTCTTCCTCGTCGAACGGGAGGACCGAGACGACGGGGCCGAAGACCTCTTCGCGCGCGATGCGCATGTCGTTGCGTACGTTCGCAAAAATCGTGGGCTCGACGAACCAGCCACGTTCGAGGCCGGCCGGGCGTCCGCCCCCCGTCGCCAGGTCCGCGCCCTCGTCTCGTGCCGAGGCGATGTGGTCCTCGATTGCGGCGCGGCGCTCCGGTCGGATGACCGGTCCGAGCAGGATGCTCGGGTCGGCGGGGTCGCCGATCTTCACGTTCTTCTCCACGAAGTCCGTCATCTTGGTCACGAGATCGTCGTGTCGCGAGCGGCTCACGAGGACCCGGGTCGTCATCGCACACCCCTGTCCCGCGTGGAAGAAGGTCGGAACGCAGCCGCTCAAGACGGCCGCGTCCAGGTCGTAGTCGTCGAGGACGATGAGAGCAGACTTGCCACCGAGCTCGAGGTGCACCTTCGTCAAGTTCTTCGCCGCGCACTCCATGATGCGTTTCCCGACGCCGTTCGAGCCGGTGAAGCTCACCATGTCGATGCGTGGGTCCTCGACGAGCGCGCGCCCGATCTCCGGCGATTGCCCGGAGACCACGTTGAAGACACCCGGCGGAACACCAGCTTCGGCCACGACTTCAGCGAGCATCAGGTCGATGAGCGGGCCCCAGGGGGACGGCTTCACCACCATCGTGCAGCCGGCGGCGAGCGCCGGCGCGAACTTCTGTGCGGTGACCCACAGCGGAAAGTTCCACGTCGGGATCAGCGCGCACACGCCTACGGGCTGGCGCACGACGAGTGTGCTGACGAGATTTCCACCGGTCGGCGGATCGATGAGCGGGAGCATCTCCTCGAACGCGTACCCGCGCGCGAGCTCCGCGTAGTTGCGGATGAGCTGGATCGGAGCGTCGACCTGCTGGCCGTGCGTCAGCGCGGCCGCGCCGTGCGCGCGGACGACCGTGTCGCGGAATTCTTCCTTCCGGCTCTCGATGCCGTCAGCGATCCGATGCAGGACGGCGACGCGCTCGGCGACTGGAGTCCGGGGCCACGGACCCTCGTCGAACGCACGGCGGGCGGCCGCGACGGCTCGTTCGACGTCGACGACGTCCGCATCGGGGGCGAGTGCGACGTCCTCCTCGGTTGCGGGATTCGGCAGCGAGTACGACCGGCCATCTCGCGCCTCGATCCACGCGTCGTCGATGTACATCTTCCAGGTCTTCATGGTCGGGTGTCTCCTTTGCGGGACGCGAGACCGGAGGCTCGGCTACAGGACCTCGTCATCGCGGAGCGCGCTGATCTCTTGCCAGTCGAGGCCGAGCGCGAGAAGTACCTCTTCCGTATGCGCACCGACCTCCGGCGCGGGGGAGAGTGCGGGCACCCGCTCGTCGAATTGGCACGGGTTCGAGACCACCTCGAACCGTTCGTTCGAGCCGCTCTCGATCTCGGTGAGATACCCGTTCGCTCCGGCCTGCGGATCTTCTCGTACCTCTCGAACGCTCTGCTGTGGCTCCCAGGCCGCGTCGAGTCCGGCCAGCTGTTCGGTCCATTCGGCAAGGGTACGCGTGGCGAACACGGCGGAGAGATCGCGGGAGCAGGCCTCGGCGTTCTCGCGGCGCGCCTTGGTGTCGGCGTATCGGGGATCGTCGGTCCACTCGGGACGCCCGAGGTGTCGGCAGAAGTCCGGCCAGTGGCGATCGGCCTGGAGCATGACGAGCGCGAGAAAGCGGCTGTCGGCCGTGCGGTACGTCGCCGTGAGGGGGTTTGCCATCGGGTGCTTGAAGCCCGCGTGCGCGTCGTACTGCGGGTTCGCGCTGTACACGACGTCCGACGACATCACCCACATCGCGGTTCCGAGCAGCGAGACATCGACCACGGAAGGCTCGCTGCGGCGCTCGCGCCGGAAGAGGGCCGCAGCAATGCCGAACGCGAGGTTCATCGCGCTCGTGTGGTCCCCGAAGCCGGGGCGTTGGCCGACAGCGCGGTCGGCGTCCGGCGGCGTGAGCGAATGGGCCACGCCGCCACGAGACCAGAAGGCCGACATGTCGTAGCTCGGGCGGTTGGCTCCGGGCCCGCGCATGCCGAGTCCGTGCCCGCGTGCGTAGATGATCTGCGGATTGCTCTTGCGTACCGCGTCCACGCCGAGAGAGAGCCTCTCGATCGCGGCGGGCCGCAGGCTCGTCAGGAAGACGTCTGATTCCGCAACGAGCCGAAGGAGCAGCTCGCGGCCGGCCTTCTTCTTGACGTCGATCCCGATGCTGCGCTTTCCGCGGTTGTTCTGCTCGACCGCGAGGTTCGGACCGCTCGGGCCGCCACCGAGCCCCATCGTACGCAGGCCGCGCGCGGGGTCTCCCTGTCGCGGGTGCTCGACCTTGATCACGTCCGCGCCGAGATCCGCGAGCAGCGCCCCGGCCGACGGCACGAACACCCACTGCGCCAGCTCGACGATGCGCACTCCCTCCAGGATTCCACTCATGCCAAATTCTCCTCTACGCCGGCGCGAGGAACATCTCGGCGTACTCGTCGAGCCGTTGCTCACGAGTCTCTCCTCGCACGTCCATCGCGAAGAGAATCAGCTGATCTGCGCCGGCGTCGCGGTACTGGAGCATCCTGTCGCGGTCGACCGGGTGCCGATATCCGCACACGCTGATGCAGAGCTCGTCCCGGCTCCGTCCGACGCTCTGGAGCTGGGCGTCCAGTGCGTCGAGCCGCTTGCGTAGCTCGTCCGGCTCCAGATTGAACCCGTACCAGCCGTTGCCGAACCGTGCGGCACGCCGTAGCGCACCATCGCTGTTGCCGCCGATGTGTACCGGCAGAGGAGTCTGGATTGGCTTGGGCCAGCAGCGCGACGTCGGGAGCGTATAGTGCGGCGTCTCGCACGAGGACGGATCGTCTTCCCAGAGCGCGCGCATCACCTCGAGATAGCTGTTGGTCCGGGCGGCGCGGTCCTTGAACGGCGCGTCCACGGCTTCGAACTCCTCACGCACCCAGCCGATCCCGAGACCGAGGTCGAGTCGTCCACCCGACAGGTAGTCGATGGTCGCCGCGAGCTTCGCAGTCTGCACCGGGTTGCGCTGCGGCACGAGCGCGACGCCCGTGCCGAGACGGATCTTCTCGGTCGCGCACGAGAGGTAGGAGAGCGCGGCGAACGGGTCCAGCAGGCCCCACTCTCCCGCGATGAGCGAGGACCTTTCGGCGAACGGTGGCTTCGACCCGAGTTCGTCGAAGAACAGCACGTGCTCGGCCACCCAAAGAGAGTGGAAGCCTCGTTCCTCTGCGGCACGGGCGGTGGCCGCAAGGTGCTCTGCGGTGGAGAAGGGTGCGGTCGAATCGATGAAGAGCCCGATGTGCATTGGCTCGCTCTAGAGCCTGTAGAGACGCGCTGCGTTCTCGTAGAGGATCTTTCGGCGCTCTGCCTCGGGGAAGCCGCTCATCCATTCGTTCGTGAGCTTGCGGCTGTCGGGCCAGGTCGTCTCCGAGTGGGGGTAGTCGCTCGACCACATGATGTTGTCGATGCCGATGTGCTCGCGCTCGCGCAGGCCGACGGGGTCTTCCATGAACGTCGCGTGGACCTGGCGCTTGAAGTAGAAGCTCGGCGGGTTCTTCAACTCGTTCTTGGTCCAGTGCCGGTGCTTCTCCCATACGTGATCGAGGTAGTGCTGGGTGAACGACAGCCACCCGAGTTGACCTTCGACGGAGACGACCTGGAGATCGGGGTAACGCTCGAGCAGGCCGGAGAGAACCATCCGCGAAACGGACTCGGCCATCGCGAACTTGCTCATGAGCAGGTCACTGATGAAGCCGACGGAGTCCGTGCTCGGCATTGCGGCCTTGCGATGCCGGCCCCCCACGTGGACCGCGGCGGCCCAGCCTTGGTCGAGGATGGCGCGCCACAGGCCGTCCCACTTCGGTTCGTACCATTCGTCGTCGCCGGGAAAGCGCGGAATCACGCCGCCTTTGAGTCCGCGGCCGGCGGCGCGCTTCACCTCGGCGATCGCCATCTCCGGTGTGTCGCACGGGAGGTAGGCGATGCCGATCAGGCGCTTGGGATCGGCCGAGCAGAAGTCGGCGAGCCAGTCGTTGTAGACCTGATAGCTCGCGTGCCGCAGTTCCGCGTCTTGTGAGGGCAGAGGCCCTCCACCGTAGATCACCTCGGCCTGGACGTGGTCTGCGTCCATGTCCTCGAGTCGCGCATTCGGTTCGAAACCGCCCGCCCGCTGCTCGTTCAGTCGTCGGACGTTCCAGCTGAACTCCTCGGGCTTCTTGCCGGCCATGGCGTTGATGCCGAGCAGGGGAGTGCGCCGTCCTTCGAACACTTGGAAGTCGCCCTCGTCCGTGGATTCGATTCGGGGCGCCTTCTCACGAAGGGATTCTGGAAGGTACTTGGCCCACATGGTGGCGGGTGGGTTGACGTGCGAGTCGGCGGAAATGAGTTCGTGAGACATCGTGTTCCTCCTGGGTTCCGGGCGCCGCCTAGCGCGCCAGGTATCCACCATCGACAGGCAGCGCGACGCCCGTCACGTTGGATGACAAACTGGATGCCAGATAGAGCGCGGCATTCGCGCAGTCTTCGGCCAGGATGGGACGCCCGAGCGGATGCTGGCCGGCAATCGCATCGAGGAACTCCTTCGGCTTTGGCTGAAAGGCGGCCTCGGGCGGCATCGCGAAGTTCGTGTCGATCGCTCCGGGGCAGAGGCAGTTGACGCGGATTCCGGCCGCTGCGTTCTCGAT from Candidatus Binatia bacterium harbors:
- a CDS encoding phosphotransferase family protein; amino-acid sequence: MTSNEVHDQLTEWLAAQQPGVDDLRIAGLDRVEFGHSAEMLALTLAWRADGVERRQDVVVRLRPPPPGLLEPYDMERQFQVLRALGETDVRSPGALWLEPTGDVLGRPFYVMQRLDGEVYEREVPDEIRAAPQRVRRMSENLVREIARIHQVDLAATGLADLGDGTEYLDRQLKHWASEIHRVKRGPVPGLERLHAELLESQPEPCPRVALVHGDTKPGNFAFVGDDVSAVFDWEMTDVGDPLADIGWAEVTWPLAGFTALPGALSGDELVTLYEELTGTMVRHREWYRAFQGFKMTVILFLGSMLVDSGASDDLRLASMGGVVPMFTDRALKELGIDEALDSGPVAPRDERLRAVKAKAGA
- a CDS encoding phosphotransferase, which translates into the protein MSPATERDHPPIPTTLEQALSPEWLSAALATKYPGIEVSHVHPGPVVSRITTNARFRIECAGGVPDGLSPALCVKGYFNELGRALRFVGVPEAGFYRDLAEETGVRTLECVYAHVDVDTDDSILVTEDVVARGATFLDSLSPYSPDQTAQTLEELAKLHAKTWLRPSVETTGWLAPRLEKIARGRGVAEISSNFDGPIGARVPSAVRDTERLYRSYRAVVDRVSSARPWSVIHGDPHVSNLFLDADGRPALVDWQLAQRGPWYLDLGYHLAATLTVDDRRRTERDLVRHYLGALAAGGVDAPTEEQAWADLRYGLVHGFYLWAITQQVDPPITTALLERMGTAVDDHDAFAVVDG
- a CDS encoding CocE/NonD family hydrolase — its product is MRRLDNRFSAVTAAVVLALSITAIGCGDTLLGDDGPSTPYPGGRWSPPEPTFGNFTQTDVELPMSDGVILVADVNYPADLETGERANGSFPVILTQNPYGGNIAATAGSFFVSRGYIFAGVDVRGTSRSGGSGAELFTPRTAEDGAELVAWASRLGGSDGNVGLWGCSFLGINQLEAATQLGPDSPVKAMIPGCFTGDSYRDTLFDNGIPGPIATAWPGVWPDALPGGDRGYYRDYWRNLDRVARAPAIAATGIPMLMWVGWGEGGALGALELYAALQNLSAGRGVFAPMRDDQPVTGRYQAIIGDWAHAGGLDQGIELQWYDTWIKGIDTGLPKNTRTPLHLQELASNRWINAKRYPLTDDSTALYLTQAGELAGSAAAAGRDTLTWVPPEEVSASVEYTSAPFSDGAVLAGPMAARLEISSSNTNAQLLIELLDVAPDGARAVISHGSVLGSRRGLDTDRSWTDADGELIRPYLALDRDEPLLPDQRTGIDVPLVPTLWSIEPGHRLGVRLSTRPRAENCGFVIGNPPWGCNLTEPMRETLPGGVYTIHYGGTSASSVRLPLIAHGSFETSRSITPPTVRDGSTLPGDW
- a CDS encoding OB-fold domain-containing protein; this translates as MSTRNPLDLAPDDLDRPFWEACRRREFLLQRSQVTGRYHWPAVCDPETGREGMEWVRGSGRGLVHTFSIIHQVFRRELVDRVPYNVVVVELEEGPFFHSNVVDCANEEIHIGMPVEVVFDDVSDEVTLPRFRPQRSPT
- a CDS encoding thiolase family protein, whose protein sequence is MAELNGNDCVIVGVGVTQQGRNLEIPERELRREAVELALADAGLKRPDVDGYIACHGGVAFEDLRYLGLGPLFSWSLSSGGATAISALIAARGVLAVGQASTVALCYGTVPSRFRGGGSGGGRGYGGFGYGYPELFDMVGPSTSHALHAQRHMHLYGTTSEQLGAVAVTQRAYASKRPGTLGYEKPITLEDHQTSRMICEPLRLLDCCRDTDGGVCVIVTTAERARDLRGTPVRVLGTGTGHNIRNWYDGSVYAHHDDIAPAKARAFAEAGIDVGDVDVAALYDPFTISVIMQLEEYGFCGTGEGGPFVAAGKTGPTGTIPTNTGGGQLSGYYATGFTAMVEGIHQLRGEGGATQVADAEIALVSGHGGNGGIQNTWAHATAVLGVGK
- a CDS encoding aldehyde dehydrogenase family protein; amino-acid sequence: MKTWKMYIDDAWIEARDGRSYSLPNPATEEDVALAPDADVVDVERAVAAARRAFDEGPWPRTPVAERVAVLHRIADGIESRKEEFRDTVVRAHGAAALTHGQQVDAPIQLIRNYAELARGYAFEEMLPLIDPPTGGNLVSTLVVRQPVGVCALIPTWNFPLWVTAQKFAPALAAGCTMVVKPSPWGPLIDLMLAEVVAEAGVPPGVFNVVSGQSPEIGRALVEDPRIDMVSFTGSNGVGKRIMECAAKNLTKVHLELGGKSALIVLDDYDLDAAVLSGCVPTFFHAGQGCAMTTRVLVSRSRHDDLVTKMTDFVEKNVKIGDPADPSILLGPVIRPERRAAIEDHIASARDEGADLATGGGRPAGLERGWFVEPTIFANVRNDMRIAREEVFGPVVSVLPFDEEEDAVRIANDSEYGLFGGILTQDKRRAIDMARRIRTGGVAINGAVNSFSKPSGGFKQSGLGRENGAYGIDEYTEYQAVMWPS
- a CDS encoding CoA transferase; protein product: MSGILEGVRIVELAQWVFVPSAGALLADLGADVIKVEHPRQGDPARGLRTMGLGGGPSGPNLAVEQNNRGKRSIGIDVKKKAGRELLLRLVAESDVFLTSLRPAAIERLSLGVDAVRKSNPQIIYARGHGLGMRGPGANRPSYDMSAFWSRGGVAHSLTPPDADRAVGQRPGFGDHTSAMNLAFGIAAALFRRERRSEPSVVDVSLLGTAMWVMSSDVVYSANPQYDAHAGFKHPMANPLTATYRTADSRFLALVMLQADRHWPDFCRHLGRPEWTDDPRYADTKARRENAEACSRDLSAVFATRTLAEWTEQLAGLDAAWEPQQSVREVREDPQAGANGYLTEIESGSNERFEVVSNPCQFDERVPALSPAPEVGAHTEEVLLALGLDWQEISALRDDEVL
- a CDS encoding LLM class F420-dependent oxidoreductase — protein: MHIGLFIDSTAPFSTAEHLAATARAAEERGFHSLWVAEHVLFFDELGSKPPFAERSSLIAGEWGLLDPFAALSYLSCATEKIRLGTGVALVPQRNPVQTAKLAATIDYLSGGRLDLGLGIGWVREEFEAVDAPFKDRAARTNSYLEVMRALWEDDPSSCETPHYTLPTSRCWPKPIQTPLPVHIGGNSDGALRRAARFGNGWYGFNLEPDELRKRLDALDAQLQSVGRSRDELCISVCGYRHPVDRDRMLQYRDAGADQLILFAMDVRGETREQRLDEYAEMFLAPA
- a CDS encoding amidohydrolase family protein gives rise to the protein MSHELISADSHVNPPATMWAKYLPESLREKAPRIESTDEGDFQVFEGRRTPLLGINAMAGKKPEEFSWNVRRLNEQRAGGFEPNARLEDMDADHVQAEVIYGGGPLPSQDAELRHASYQVYNDWLADFCSADPKRLIGIAYLPCDTPEMAIAEVKRAAGRGLKGGVIPRFPGDDEWYEPKWDGLWRAILDQGWAAAVHVGGRHRKAAMPSTDSVGFISDLLMSKFAMAESVSRMVLSGLLERYPDLQVVSVEGQLGWLSFTQHYLDHVWEKHRHWTKNELKNPPSFYFKRQVHATFMEDPVGLREREHIGIDNIMWSSDYPHSETTWPDSRKLTNEWMSGFPEAERRKILYENAARLYRL